AGAAGCATTTGCAtctgtgaaaaaaaaatataatgttaataattcaaaactaataataatGTCTTAGATTTTATCAAAAGCTTTGATGTTTACCTTCGAAAACACTACTATTTGATCCATCATCAGAGTCAGAGTCAATGTAACTAAAGGAATCATACCAAGCTTCCTCATGTGACATTCctgtaaatgaaataaaactaatcagaatcaaTAGAAATATAATTCAAGATcttgagagtttttttttttttgttttaaagatgTTTCTTACGGTTTCCATCGATTTGGCTGCAGTTCCATTGGAGCTGTGTCATATGGAAGTTAGCATTAGACATCTCAGCTCTCTTACACATCATCTTGGCTGCACCTTTTTCGAAATCAAGATGAACAAAATCCCTGACGCTCGCATTGCTCATGCGTTTCATAGGAACATCTGGCATCGAAGCCGAGATTCTGGACCTGCATTGGGCAGATCTGCCACCATGTTTGTTATGCTTCTTCTGTTGAAGCTTGTTGCTGAGTTTTCTCTGTGAAGAAACGCAGCCACCCATTATTTGGTTTTGAAGGGTTTCTACTACATTCACCAGCTAATAATAGCTACAACAAATCAAAGAACCTgtttcaaaacaatcaaagacataaGGAAACGAATAAGACCaccatacaaaatatatatgatcttGTCTGAAGCTTACATCAAATGCAAAAGATTGaatgtttttaccttttttttaatctttgagAGAGAGGTCACCTGTAAGAGCTTATGAAGACATAAGAGAGTGCATCAACGTTCATAACAATAGGATGTTGATTCATGTATCTTCAAGACCTTCacaaaagaaaccaaaaaaaaaaaaactcaaatcaacatttatatttcttttaaattttttttgacaactttatatttcttttaattagcagatgtttaaataatatttgacATCAAACACCAAAAATTGCAGCATTTGAAATTTGTAACGTGAAAGTTAAGAAAATCTTGAAACACACATAGGTAAGCATTGTTTTCAATCAAAACTCAAATCATAGCATAACGTGAAATAGAGAGgaaacaataatttaaatacccatttaaaaaaaaagattaaacgcTCTCGTTGCAAATCAAGGAAACTAaccagaagaggaggaaggtgaagaacagaggaagaagaggatcTTTGAAAAAATCCTCTGTTCGtctttctcttctctgtttCTGCCTATCTCTGTTTCTCTGTCTTTTCTCGTCAATAAAAAGTACAACTTTTTAATCTCTTACTATAAATaaaagacagagagagagaaacgtTTAAGAGAAAATTAAGAACCGAACACCACTGGTTCTTAAGTAATCCGTTTTCGTCGGATCCTCTCTCccaagtcttcttcttcttcttcttcccccgtttaattctctctctctatactatTAGTATTTTCGTATTTTCTTTTTGTCCGTTTTGGTGATATTTTATTACAGACAAaagtaaattttgttttaaggaTTGATCCATGAACTACGCGCGCGGGTAAAAGAAGCAACGTTTTAATTACAGATGTGTTATTTTACAGCACGTGTCTCCATTTATGGAATACTACTACTTGTTAACCTCTTTAAGTATTTTATGTCCTTTTCCTCATCGATGTTAATAAATATTCACATCCATTTAATGTTTTCCCGATCATcaataaaattgaaaacttgAGTCTCTATTTGAAGGTCTGGTTGTTTTGACAAGAGGAGGCTGGAAATTGGTGACGGGTATAAAATGTCTACaagctaaaatatattcaataagTTCATCAAATTTAAAGAGTTTAATAAGACATAAGATATTTGTAATCTGTATCAAAAAATACTAATAGTTTCATATAGAAGCTTCTGatagaaaatgtttaattatgaTCGTCCAGAGATTtgaaataacattttaaaagagATTCCTTGTGAAGTTCTCGAGGACCTCATGCTTAGTGTTATAAGCTGCATTTTTATACGGTGATCCAAGGATATGATAATACATATTACAGAATCatccttttttttgtcacagataCAGAATCATCCTTTATGTCCACTTATTACGTTGATTCAGTGATAGAAAGTACTGTGTAGTTTTACAATGTCATTTTTTACTTATCTTGTGATTGTGTCATTCATACTAAgattctttatatatcaaagCCGTCCAAATAAACTACTTTTCAAATATTCTATTATTGAGCTAGAAAGTGAATGAAACCATTTTAGTTAGTTCAAAGTCCTTTTCGTATGAGAGTAAATTAGTTTACggatatatatattcttatcatttaattttgttaaatagtttcagtattttattttaattttatactctTTTGGTTGAAGCTGTTATTTGAAAGAGACTTCGCTGATTCTGTATGTTTGTGGAACAATTTcttaatcaattatatttttaatatataaatacaacaaGTTGGTGGTTTCCTCGCTTCAAATTATGTTTAGAACATCCAAAACTTAGACCAGTTCCACTTTGATTTATGTTATTACTCTTTCTTATTTGCTAATCGTTAATACAGATAAATTCCCGACTGTATTAAATAGTAAGATCAGCTACGAGTAACTTAAAATTCCATTTGCAGATATTCTCTTGCATCCATTCCTTTTTAATATAGTACAAGTTCTTTTAGTTAATGATATTTTCAAGAAGACATAACAAATGATTCTACAATACTGTATATTTCAACTGTGCTATTACCGGCTCATATTATCTATcgctgtttttttttattttaagacaTTTAGCTACATACCTTCATTCTCTATCAGTATTAGCATAAATAGTTGACaacaataaatgaaaataacaaaaaaaaattcttcggCCTATTATATttggaagaagaagcttgatatttaattttctacaTAGTTATGAgatcatttatttatatattttcatgaaGAGAAGGGCTTGTATCCTAGTGGTCTCCCTTCTCACAGACGACTGCCAGAGGTCGCAGGTTCGACTCTCTGTCAGCGCGGTGGTACTATGACTCTCCAAAAAAATCCTAAGGGATTTTCCTGGATTTGGGGCACCGCTTGCGGTGGAGTCTAGTCACTATAAAAAGTTTACCCAAAACAGTTTTACATAACAAAAcgaaaaaactctctctctccaaaCTCTCTCCCcagactctctctctccaaaCAACTTTGCGATCTTGCCTCCGGCGGTTGCTCCTCTCCTCGCCGTCGGAGGGCTTCTCTCCCCCCcttttcttctccttttctctTTGCTCCATCTCTCCCCTCTGCGTCCACCTCCGATATGTGGCTGTTCCTGGAGCTCGAACGTTCGTCGGTGAAGGAACCTAGGCTGAATCCGGCGGCTGTTTCGGTTCTCTGGTTACTCTGCGAGGATGGTACGGTGTCGTGGGGAGGTTGGGTCGGCTTTTGGGTAGGGTTTCGTCGCAGATCGATTTTCCCCCTTTATAGATCTCTGGCGAAACTCGTTGATTGGCAGCGCGTGGCTACGTCTGGTGGTTCCTCTGCCTCGGATCTGTTCTTCTGCCGGTGATTAATGTCTTTTGTATCCTGGTGGAGTGGCACGGCGGCGCGTGTATCTCCGGCGTGCGAGGCGTCTCGACGTTAGGGTTTCTCGTTGCTCAAAGTGCAGAAGGTACGGTGAGGTTCTCCTCTAAGGCGCGTCTGAGGCTTTGTCGGGTTCGTCGTGTGTCGTCTCCGGCAGTGTCTCGCTTGGCGTGCGTATCTGTAGCTTGGAGTTTGATTCGGAGTCGTCTATGGCTTCGGCTCTCCCCGTGTTCATGGTGCTCCTTCTTGTCCTCCTCGGGTCTCGGCGTTTCCTTCATTATTTCTTCAGTCCTCTTATCGGCAGTGCTtgttattattgttgttgtttgtgttccGGCTTCAAACCGGTCAGCTCCTTGGTTCTCAAGGACTGTCCATGTCCGAGTTGCTCTTCCTCGCCGAGGGGTCTTCGGTTCAGGCGGATTCTCGGTTTTCTTGGTTTGCGCTCATCTTCCCAGCACTGGGGTCAGCCGTTTACGTTCTGTCTCCTAGTGGATGGGCTCTTCCGGTTTGAGCAGAGGCTGTGGTGTGTGTTGTGGAGTTGCTGCTGTCATCAGCCCGTTTGTATAGGTTTTGGCGTGTTGCTGCTTAGTGGCTGCTCGCCGGAATAATGCTCGTTCTTGTTGTGGTGGTGTGCTAGGCCTCTGGCTTGGCTGTCGTCGTGTATGCGGATGCTCAGGAAGTCTACCTCGAGCTGTTCTTCGTCGGGTCAAATCTTTAAGAGTGGATCATCGGGGAGGCCAATATTACCGGGTTCAGTCTCTCGTTTTAACTGTGATTCGGCCATTTTTGGCAAGTGGTAAGTGCGGATTGGTTGAGGCTTCTCGCTGCAGTTCGGTTGGTTGTGTCTATTCCTGCTTCGACTAGATTTGAGgtgttgtttagttttttttttctttgctctgCTTCCCGTTATCATTGTACTTCTgtcaaaaatcttaaaattggtaataatatctttacatttttaccaaaaaaaaaaaatatattttcatgaaAGCATGAAGAAACGCAACTAACATAAGATGGAAtttctacaaaaaatatttttttggtaaagtcTACAACAATAATTCAAAGCCAAAATAAATCAATTTCTTCCaagtttaataatatttttagactGCCTTATAGTTTATAACATAAACTATGTTCTTTACCTGgactatatatattaagaaactGTAGAGTAGAAAAACTGAAGAGTATAATAATAACAAGAAAAACTCGACAGAAGCAAGGCATCCATTTTCTCACCCAAAAAGATACAAAATTAGGTAGATGGGATAACATATACATAATGTAATAAGGGTCTCCATTTTAGGTGTGCTTTTTCCAAGCAACCATGTATTATTTTATCATATGATAAacatttacataatttttaaatattactttAGGACTGCCgaattatttaacatttttttattgacaACACATTTTTGTATATCCTTATTTTCCTCAAGTCTTAATTACTATTCACTATAAAgtataatatcaaataagatCCAAAACAAAATGTGAAATatcaaatcaatgaaatattatttcaaattgaTAAATTGATTGTTGAAATGCTAGtcactatatttatattaaaaattttgtttttacccAATTTTTATAGAATTGCTAGTCCAACTTGCCATATCATTGCAATTGTTTTtgcaaatttaatatgtttaacGTATTAGTGTAATATGAGTATACGTGGGTACTACAAGTATAACTGATTAACACTCTCTATTTCATATGTGAGTATATATGATACATGTAAatgtattatacatatatatataatgtataattGCATTTAAAGATAAATTTTCACAGAGGGAGCTCTTTGCCAACAATAGtgtttgaaagagaaaaaatgaaACATTAATTGAAAGCTTTGAAGTCCAATTAAGAGGTTTGAACAGCTGCAAGTATGGTTGGTAGACTCTTCAGAACACCGATCAAAATGTATACACTAACATGATGTCACCGTAATTAAATTTCTTATATTATGAATAGCTTTCGAGTTGGAGCCATAATGTCTACTTAAACCACTggaataaaaactttatttgatGACAACTCGAATTCCTTTTCTCGTTAAAGTTGATATACATGAACTATACCAAACGAATGTACACTAACTTCAAATATACTAGTTTAGTTTAttattctattaaaagaaaaactagaCGGAAATAGAACCAAAGttcattcatatatataattaacatgATCCCTAAATACTATCTAGTGGTTTATAACTAGAATACACACGATTAATCTACATGTAAATTTGAACAGTTCTTATAACAAAAACTGGTGCAGTTTACGTGGATACCAAATATATCACACaagttaatatatatgaaattcaAGAAGCAGATTCCAACCAAATACTTGAACGTGTGTAGACCTTAGCAAACATTGCCAACTGGAAACGCCATAGTCTAtagtattatttaaattttaatatacctataaatctaggggTGGATGTACAATGAATATTTGTTTGGTATTCAATTTCATTTTCAGATACCAAATACCTGGATGTATatcaattgaaaaaacaaaagtcTCTTACATGATCACTAATTAATCACACAAAAATACCTAACTGCTTTCGTCCACAAGTCATGTATCTAGTAGCTACGTATTTAGATATTTATGTCACGAATATAATGTATCACCACCATGATTGGTAACATAGCatactatattttattaaatggttgTTCAAATCTTTTTTGACACTGATTAAACATGAAAGAGACATGTCCTTCGGGTGCAAGAGTACCTAATTAGACAAAGCAAGAAGTCATAATATCTTATGATTATAAATGTGGAGCTATAAAAAAGTTCATTGTATATTATTTCCTTACATAGTTTATGTAGGACAACATcatattaattaagatttaatcaCTTTTGGgttataaaattcttaaaaaaaaggtATTGTCTCCCACTATCCGGAGGCGCAAAGGCAACCACCTCAACAACATCAAAGAAATAGAACCATTCAACTGTTCTGcggcatatatataaaaactatacTAGTGTTACATTTCTAATATGATTTTACGAAATGGACAAAAGTGGTTAATACAGAAAAACAAAGCAATTTATATAGTTAAGTCCAAAAAGAGCCGTGCATTTAGGTTGAATAATCAAGACCCACCCACATGAATAAAATCGACATTTAACAATTAGCCTGCTATAGGCCCACTTAAATTATAGCCCATTTACATCGGGTCATGGGTCAAATAAATAATCCGTGGCCATAGAGGGGTGTTTGCGTAAAATCACATGTTTTACTTTACttattttcttctctctttcctcGGCCTCTGCTCCCCCGAGATTGTGTTTCTTCCGATCGTGCTTTCCTCAATAACATTTCTGTTTCTCGGCGTCAGAGCCCCGGCGATAGATCTCTGGATCGCTGCAGAAATAGTAAGTAAAATCTACAGATCTCGCTTCTTCTTCGACTCCTATTGTTTGTATCGTTCCCTCGTCGTGCATTGATAGTCCGTGTTGCTCACTAGAATCTAGAATTGAACTCAGGAGATTCCCCTCTTTGATTTGAACTAGATTTCATCTAAGTATCGAACGTAATCTTCGTGTTTTCGATTCGCATTGATGGGGGTTTTTGCTTACACTCCGAGATTTAGCGATAGACTTGCGTTCGAGTTCTCTGGTGTTTGATGAGATTTTGAAAATCTGAAGAACTGATAATATAGTTTTCAGAATCTTGTTTGGATTCATGATACTGTCACTGGTCAGCTGAATTAATTTTAAGTTAATTTCTGGAATTGTATATTGTCATCTGTTTATAACAACATTTTTAGTATAAGTCTTCCCTTTTTTTTCCAGTAATGATTTGAGTTTTCCCTCTTTTTGTGAAGGGTATTTGCGAGGGAGATAGTGAGGAACGAAGTGCATTGGGCTCTGCCAGAAGATTAGATGGGCCGCCTTAAGTTGCATTCTGGAATCAATGCCATTGAGGAAGAGCCTGAGGACTTCGAGAGTAGTGAGTCAAGCAACACAACCACTTTAGCATGCATGATCGATACTGAAGTCGCTGCTGTTTTGGCGGTTATGAGAAGAAATGTAAGATGGGGAGGTCGGTACATGTCTGGTGAGGATCAACTAGAGCACTCCTTGATTCAGTCACTTAAAGCTCTTAGGAAACAGTTGTTCTCATGGAACCAGCCTTGGCATACGATCAGTCCCATGCTCTATCTTCAGCCCTTTCTAGATGTGATACGGTCGGATGAAACTGGAGCACCGATAACCAGCATTGCTTTGTCATCAGTTTACAAGATCCTAAGTCTGAATGTGATTGATCAGAATACTACAAACATTGAAGACGCTATGCACTTGATAGTTGATTCTGTGACAAGCTGCCGTTTTGAGGTGACGGATCCTGCATCAGAAGAGGTTGTGCTAATGAAGATACTTCAGGTTCTTCTGGCATGTATGAAAAATAGAGCGTCAGTTATGCTGAGCAATCAGCATGTATGCACTGTCCTCAACACTTGTTTTCGTGTTGTCCACCAATCAGGAATGAAAGGTGAGTTATTGCAACGTGTAGCTCGCCACACGATGCATGAACTAGTGAGGTGTATCTTCTCCCATCTCCCAGAAGTTGACAGAACGGAAACCACACTTGCCAACAGATCTGAAATCATCAATCAAGAGGTATGATATTGGGTTCTTGTTATTTCCTTTTTGGTTGTTTTCAAGTCAATGTGGGATACACGTTACTTGTACGATGCTAAGAATGACATGACAATAGCTTGGTTTCTTCAGTACGAAATTACAGAGAATAATAGATATACGTCTGCAAGACTGCAACCTACTTTAGGACTTTAAACTGTTTAGAATCTCATCTTCTTTCcgcataaatttatatttttcctaGCGCGAGTCAAAAATCACTACTAGGAAAAGAATTTCCCCAACGGATACTGAATTTTAGGCCTTTTTCTcttgtttcatatatatatatacgttagTGATGTTGTTTTGCATGGTCGCAGAAAGCTGGAGTGGACAATGATTATGCCATTGTGACTAAACCAGTGGAGGATGGAAATGCTAATTCCGAGTATGATACTGAAAATTCTGTGGCAACTTTTGTATCTGGTGCTCAAAGTTTGATGGATGATGGACCGGCTGGGCCTGGAAGCAGAAAGCCGGCTTCTCCATACGATTTGCATATAATGACAGAGCCATACGGAGTTCCTAGTATGGTGGAAATATTTCACTTTTTATGCTCTTTGTTAAATATGGTCGAACATGTTGGGATGGGCGCCCGAGCAAATACCATATCATTTGATGAAGATGTGCCTCTCTTTGCGTTGAACATGATCAACTCAGCCATTGAATTGGGTGGAGCGTCCATCCGCCATCACCCAAGATTGTTAAGCCTAATTCAAGATGAGTTATTTCGTAATCTGATGCAATTCGGCTTGTCAATGAGCCCCCTTATTCTTTCGATGGTTTGCAGCATTGTTCTCAATTTGTATCAACATCTACGTACTGAGCTCAAACTGCAGCTTGAGGCATTCTTTTCCTGTGTAATTCTGAGGCTTGCGCAAGGAAAATACGGGCCCTCGTATCAGCAGCAAGAGGTTGCTATGGAAGCTCTTGTGAACTTCTGTAGGCAGAAGAGTTTTATGGTGGAGATGTATGCCAATCTCGATTGTGATATAACTTGCAGCAACGTGTTTGAGGAGCTATCTAATCTAATATCGAAGAGCACATTTCCTGTGAACAGTCCTTTGTCCGCAATGCACATTCTTGCGCTGGATGGCTTAATTGCTGTTATTCAAGGAATGGCCGAGAGGATCAGTAATGGATTGACTGGTTTAGACTTAGGGCCTGTCCATCTTGATGAGTACACGCCTTTCTGGATGGTTAAGTGTGACAATTACAGTGATCCAAATCACTGGGTTTCATTTGTCCGCAGGAGAAAATATATCAAGAGAAGGTTAATGATTGGAGCAGATCATTTTAACCGGGATCCAAAGAAGGGGTTAGAGTTTCTCCAAGGGACACATCTCTTGCCTGACAAACTTGATCCCCAGAGTGTGGCTTGCTTTTTCAGATATACTGCCGGGCTTGATAAGAACCTTGTGGGTGATTTTCTTGGGAATCACGACGAATTTTGTGTTCAGGTTCTCAATGAGTTTGCTGGGACTTTCGATTTCCAGTACATGAATTTGGATACTGCACTCCGGCTCTTCTTGGAAACTTTCAGGTTGCCCGGAGAATCTCAGAAAATACAGAGGGTTCTTGAAGCGTTCTCTGAGAGATACTATATGCAGTCTCCTGAGATTCTTGCTAACAAGGATGCTGCTCTTGTGTTATCATACTCTATTATCATGCTCAACACTGATCAACACAACGTTCAAGTAAAGAAAAAGATGACAGAAGAGGATTTTATTCGCAACAATAGGCATATCAATGGAGGAAATGATCTCCCTCGAGAATTTTTGTCTGAACTTTACCACTCCATCTGCAACAACGAGATCCGGACTACTCCAGAACAAGGTTCAGGCTTTCCTGAGATGACTCCCAGCCGTTGGATTGATTTGATGCATAAATCCAAGAAAACTGCTCCATATATTTTGGCTGATTCAAGGGCTTATCTTGACCACGATATGTTTGCTATCATGTCTGGTCCAACCATTGCTGCCATATCAGTCGTTTTTGACCATGCAGAA
This genomic interval from Brassica napus cultivar Da-Ae chromosome A6, Da-Ae, whole genome shotgun sequence contains the following:
- the LOC106346538 gene encoding ARF guanine-nucleotide exchange factor GNOM, with translation MGRLKLHSGINAIEEEPEDFESSESSNTTTLACMIDTEVAAVLAVMRRNVRWGGRYMSGEDQLEHSLIQSLKALRKQLFSWNQPWHTISPMLYLQPFLDVIRSDETGAPITSIALSSVYKILSLNVIDQNTTNIEDAMHLIVDSVTSCRFEVTDPASEEVVLMKILQVLLACMKNRASVMLSNQHVCTVLNTCFRVVHQSGMKGELLQRVARHTMHELVRCIFSHLPEVDRTETTLANRSEIINQEKAGVDNDYAIVTKPVEDGNANSEYDTENSVATFVSGAQSLMDDGPAGPGSRKPASPYDLHIMTEPYGVPSMVEIFHFLCSLLNMVEHVGMGARANTISFDEDVPLFALNMINSAIELGGASIRHHPRLLSLIQDELFRNLMQFGLSMSPLILSMVCSIVLNLYQHLRTELKLQLEAFFSCVILRLAQGKYGPSYQQQEVAMEALVNFCRQKSFMVEMYANLDCDITCSNVFEELSNLISKSTFPVNSPLSAMHILALDGLIAVIQGMAERISNGLTGLDLGPVHLDEYTPFWMVKCDNYSDPNHWVSFVRRRKYIKRRLMIGADHFNRDPKKGLEFLQGTHLLPDKLDPQSVACFFRYTAGLDKNLVGDFLGNHDEFCVQVLNEFAGTFDFQYMNLDTALRLFLETFRLPGESQKIQRVLEAFSERYYMQSPEILANKDAALVLSYSIIMLNTDQHNVQVKKKMTEEDFIRNNRHINGGNDLPREFLSELYHSICNNEIRTTPEQGSGFPEMTPSRWIDLMHKSKKTAPYILADSRAYLDHDMFAIMSGPTIAAISVVFDHAEHEDVYQTCIDGFLAIAKISACHHLEDVLDDLVVSLCKFTTLLNPSSADEPVLAFGDDPKARMATITIFTIANKYGDYIRTGWRNILDCILRLHKLGLLPARVATDAADESELSSEQGQGKPLANSLSSAHLQAMGTPRRSSGLMGRFSQLLSLDTEEPRSQPTEQQLAAHQRTLQTIQKCHIDSIFTESKFLQAESLLQLARALIWAAGRPQKGSSSPEDEDTAVFCLELLIAITLNNRDRIVLLWQGVYEHIATIAQSTVMPCNLVHKAIFGLLRICQRLLPYKESLADELLRSLQLVLKLDARVADAYCEDIALEVSRLVKANANHIRSQAGWRTITSLLSITARHPEASEAGFNAVSFVMSEGTHLYPANYVLCVDAARQFAESRVGQSERSIRALDLMGDSLEHLAKWARTAKENMGEEDFAKTLQDFGEMWLRLVQGLRKVCLDQREDVRNHALQSLQKCLGGVDGINLAHSMWSQCFDKVIFTVLDDLLEIASGSQKDYRNMEGTLLLAIKLLSKVFLQLLQELSQLSTFCKLWLGVLTRMEKYMKVKVRSKKSDKLQETVPELLKNILLVMKTKGVLLQRSALGGDSLWELTWLHVNNIAPSMRLELFPDQESAEPCDDESNGLASAEAGAT